In Ignavibacteria bacterium, a genomic segment contains:
- a CDS encoding translation initiation factor produces the protein MTIDGDKKSVRVFLDDKKRKGKVVTIISGFQHNPQVIEEIATILKQHCGAGGTVKGRDVEIQGDQRKKVAEKLLTLNFVVK, from the coding sequence ATGACAATTGATGGCGACAAAAAATCTGTTCGTGTTTTCCTTGATGATAAAAAGCGAAAAGGAAAAGTTGTTACGATTATATCCGGTTTTCAACACAATCCGCAAGTTATTGAAGAGATTGCAACAATACTCAAACAACATTGCGGCGCCGGTGGAACTGTGAAAGGCAGAGACGTAGAAATTCAAGGCGACCAGAGAAAGAAAGTTGCAGAGAAATTGTTGACGTTGAATTTTGTTGTGAAGTGA